GTACCGCTAAATAGGTGATATAACTTTGGCTTTAGACCCAGTATTGAATGCAATCGTTACGATTTGTATTCTAGTTTTCTCAGCCAAGATTCTGGGTGAACTCTTTTCACGCTACAAGATTCCCTCGGTTCTTGGCGAGTTGGCAGCGGGTATTTTGCTGGGTCCTTACGCGTTTGGTAGCCTGCTCAATATTGGTGGAACTCCCCTGATTGAGCTTAATGAGATTGTGCGGGCTTTTGGTGAAATTGGCGGTATTTTGATTCTGTTTATTGCTGGGTTAGAGATGACTTTTACTGACTTCCGAAAGGTTGGTGTTCCAAGCTTTATTGTTGGAGCTTTAGGTGTTGTGGTTCCTTTTATTATCGGGTACGGTTTTTGCACGTTAATAGGCTATGACATTATTGTTAGTCTTGTTGTCGCTGCAGCTCTAGTAGCAACAAGCATTTCAATAACTTCACTTGTCTTGATTGAACTCAAGCAGATGCACCGAGTGGAATCTAAGATGATGATTAGTGCAGCTGTGGTTGATGACGTTTTAGGCTTGGCAGTTTTAGGTGTCATCGTCTCATTCATTTCCTCTTCAGCACCGATTGAACCCTTAAACGTGATTATCTTAATTTCAACCTCGCTTGCTCTGTGGTTGGCATTAACAGTTTTCTCCTCGTTTGTACTGCCCAGACTACTCAATTACATTTCTAAAGGCAACTCAGATGCTACAGTTGAAGCAACCGCTACTGCTTCCTGTTTTGGTGCTTCCGCGCTGGCAGCCGCAGTTGGCTTGTCACCAATTGTCGGTGCTTTTGCAGCTGGAATGGCGATTGCCAGTTCAAACACTATTGAAAAAATCCGTGCTTACGCCCAAAAACTCAGTATAGTGTTTTCCCCAATATTCTTCGCGTTAGCCGGAGCAGCCTTCAACATCAGAAGCTTTCTCACTTTAGACTGGCACTTCTACGCCTTCTTCTTTGCCTTAGTAATATTGGCTGTTGCAAGCAAACTGCTTGGATGTGGATTGCCTGCTGCACTGTTTTTGAAAAATCGTGCTAAAGGAATGAAAGTTGGTATCGGCATGATTTCCAGAGGTGAAGTCGGCTTGATTGTGGCTGGTGTAGCCATTTCTGCTGGCGCCAGAACTGAGAGCACTTACGCGGCAATTCTGGGTATGATAATGATTACCACTGTTCTCACGCCGCTTATGCTGCGTCGAGCCGCTGACAAAGAACCCCCTGAAGAAGTTCCACCAGAAGAGACCGACGACAAATCATCACCTGACTATATCCCAACCTACCCTCTATAGGGTATGTGTGTTTGGTTGATGCTTTTTTATACAGAAAACTGGTTTTCAACATTTAATTAGTAAAAATGTCGACATTAGGGGACCTCCCCTCTATGGTTTCTGCATTGTATTTCTAATAGGCTCCAAATAGACGGTAAATAGGTTGGCAAAATAAGAAGAGGTTGGTTGGATGTTAGTCTTCTCTCAATTTGAATATTTTG
This region of Candidatus Bathyarchaeota archaeon genomic DNA includes:
- a CDS encoding cation:proton antiporter — its product is MALDPVLNAIVTICILVFSAKILGELFSRYKIPSVLGELAAGILLGPYAFGSLLNIGGTPLIELNEIVRAFGEIGGILILFIAGLEMTFTDFRKVGVPSFIVGALGVVVPFIIGYGFCTLIGYDIIVSLVVAAALVATSISITSLVLIELKQMHRVESKMMISAAVVDDVLGLAVLGVIVSFISSSAPIEPLNVIILISTSLALWLALTVFSSFVLPRLLNYISKGNSDATVEATATASCFGASALAAAVGLSPIVGAFAAGMAIASSNTIEKIRAYAQKLSIVFSPIFFALAGAAFNIRSFLTLDWHFYAFFFALVILAVASKLLGCGLPAALFLKNRAKGMKVGIGMISRGEVGLIVAGVAISAGARTESTYAAILGMIMITTVLTPLMLRRAADKEPPEEVPPEETDDKSSPDYIPTYPL